CCACCACCGCACCGCAGCCATTTTAGTCCAGTTCTTTTATTTAACCAAAATATGGTGATGCTTAAGAAAGAATATGCAGAAAATAATCATTCTACATCCAGTAAGATCCCAGTTCTCCCGCAGACACCACTGTGGAGATGCCCGCCGGCCCCATTCATCTCAGACATCTTGTGTACTTCTCACACGACCAAGGCCGCACATTTATCTCATCTGAAAGCAACAGCCACGAAATCTCTGCGCCGTCCATGCGTTTATACTACTTATTCCAGTTTATTTGATTTTCGGCCAAGAACGTTCACGTGCGATTGTGTGGTGGGGTTCGATTCAATTCTGAGCAAGCTAGATATAGATTGATACGGCCCCAGATCCGTACCGTACCACGGACGGAGGTCGTACCCCGTAGCGGGAAGGGAATTAATGGCGGCGAGCAATCATGGCGAGTGAAGGAGGAGGAGACTGGTTTAGTAGTAGGAGTAACGTACTTGATGAAGTGCTCGGAGATGGTGCCGGAGGCGAGGCGGCCGAAGAAGCCCCAGATGCTGGTCATGGAGACGAAGAGGGACACGTCGGTGTAGCCCATGGCCACGCCCATCTGCCCCAGGTTGTTCATCACCGCCAGCCCCGTGCCCACGCCCATCAGGAACGACGAGAAGAGCACCCAGAAATCCAGCGAGGACAGCGCCTCCGCGATCGTGTGCTCCTCCCCGAGCCGCGGCCCGCGACCCTCCTCCGCCTCCCCGTTGCCCTGCAGctgcgtcgccgccgcctccgaagCGGCCGCCTCCTTGGAGTCGAGCAGCAGGGGGGCGGCCGCGGCCTCGGCGTCCGCGTTGGCCGCCTTGCGGGACTTCATCCATGACGTCCAGCCCACGTACGCGGgcacggcggcgggggcggcgagaagCACCATCAGCACGGCGACGAAGACGGTGGATACGAGCCCCCCGCCACCGCCGACGCCCGTGAGGTCGGCCGCCAGGAGGTAGAGCGCGATGGCGACCGCGAGCGTGCTGATGGCCGCGAACCCGCGCGCGTCAGCCTCGTCCCCGCCCGAATCGGCGCTGGCCACGCGGCCCTCGCGGAGGAACACCATGGCGACGGCGCAGACGGCGGCGGGCACGACGGCGAGCATGACGAGGAAGGAGGCCGGGTCGTCGGCGAAGAGCGCGGAGCAGAcgtcggtgaagatggcggtgcTGAGCCCGACGTAGCCCTTGAGGACCCCGGAGACGGGGCCCCTGCTGCCGCGGAAGTTGCGGATGCAGGTGACGAGCACGGCGGTGTTCATCCAGGTGGTGGAGTTGCCGCCGAGGCAGAGGCAGACGCACATCTGCCAGTAGGGCAGCGGCGCGATTGTTTTCGACACGACGAGCCACTGCGCGCCGTAGCCGAGGAAGCCCTCGAGGGAGCCGATGGCGAGGAGGAGCCAGGTGGGGAGGCGGTCGGAGGCGAGCCCCGCGAGCAGGCCGAAGGCCTTGCCGACGTCCTTGGCGACGGAGAGGCCGTTGAGCTGCAGCTGGGTGAGGCCCATGAGCGTCTTGATGGAGTCGGAGTAGTTGGAGAAGGTGTAGTTGTTGCCCGAGATGCACTGCACCCACACCGCCGCCA
Above is a window of Triticum dicoccoides isolate Atlit2015 ecotype Zavitan chromosome 5B, WEW_v2.0, whole genome shotgun sequence DNA encoding:
- the LOC119311343 gene encoding protein NUCLEAR FUSION DEFECTIVE 4-like produces the protein MVSTALDAMAGTAWGRWLGLVAAVWVQCISGNNYTFSNYSDSIKTLMGLTQLQLNGLSVAKDVGKAFGLLAGLASDRLPTWLLLAIGSLEGFLGYGAQWLVVSKTIAPLPYWQMCVCLCLGGNSTTWMNTAVLVTCIRNFRGSRGPVSGVLKGYVGLSTAIFTDVCSALFADDPASFLVMLAVVPAAVCAVAMVFLREGRVASADSGGDEADARGFAAISTLAVAIALYLLAADLTGVGGGGGLVSTVFVAVLMVLLAAPAAVPAYVGWTSWMKSRKAANADAEAAAAPLLLDSKEAAASEAAATQLQGNGEAEEGRGPRLGEEHTIAEALSSLDFWVLFSSFLMGVGTGLAVMNNLGQMGVAMGYTDVSLFVSMTSIWGFFGRLASGTISEHFIKTRALPRPVWNAASQVLMFAGYVVMAFGMPGSLFVGSVVVGVCYGVRLAVTVPTASELFGLKYYGLIYNILILNLPLGSFLFSGLLAGLLYDAEATKVPGGGNTCSGAHCYRLVFVVMAAACVVGFGLDVLLSLRTRRVYTKIHQAKRAKRSAAAAQRVS